The genomic interval TCCCCTTCACGTCGGTCAGCTCGTTCGTGTTGCTGATGAGTTCGCTCACCATGGTGTTCGCGGTGTCGGCCATCGCCCGGGGCGATCTGCGGGGCAACCGCATCTGGTTGGCCGCCACTGCCGCCCTGGGGGCCACATTCGTGGCTGGACAGGTGTACGAGTTCACCGCCTTCTACAGCGAGGGCCTCGGGTTCACCACCAACCTGTTCGGCTCCGCCTTCTACGCCCTCACCGGATTCCACGGTGCTCACGTCACCTTAGGCATCATCATGCTCATGTCGCTGCTGGTGATGTCGCTGCGGGGCAACCTCACCCAAGAGCGGGCCGAGACCGTGGAGATCATCGGCCTGTACTGGCACTTCGTCGACATCGTCTGGATCGTGATCTTCACGATCGTGTACCTCTTCCCACAGTAGGGTTCGCCATGGCCACCGTCACCCCTGATTCCCAAGACACGGCCCACGCCGCCGACGAGCACGCGTCGGGCAACGGCCATACCCACCCCACCGATTGGCTCTATGTCAAAGTGGCCATCGCCCTTGCGCTGCTCACTGCATTCGAGGTGTTCACCTACTTCGAGTCGGTCCACGGCTGGGGCGACACCGCCATCATCGTGATGCTCATCCTCATGATGCTGGTGAAGTTCTTCTTGGTGGTGGCCTTCTTCATGCACCTGAAGTTCGACTCTCCGATCTTCTGGCGACTATTTGTGTTCGGCCTGATATTGGCCATGGCGGTGTACATGGTCATGCTCACCGCGTTCCGCTTCTGGTAGACGGGCTGGCTCTCGTGGTGTTCGCCGCTGACACCGACATCTGGCGGTACCAGCCCCACGCCGAAGTCTGGATCATCCTGCTGGCTGGGATCATGATGGCCTGGTACGCGGCCCGGATCATTGCCCCCAAAGCCTTCCCGGGCGGCGAAGCCCCGTTCGCCCGCTACCACAAGCTGGCCTTCATCGGAGCAATGGTGCTGCTTTGGGTGGCCAGCGACTGGCCCATGCACGACATCTCCGAGGAGTACCTGTACTCGGTCCACATGATCCAGCACTTGCTCATCACCCTGGTGGTGCCCCCGCTGTTGTGGGCCGCGATTCCCGAATGGCTGGCCCGGTTGGCGCTCAGCGGCGATGGCAGCGTCGGCGTCTGGGTGCGGCGGCTAGCCCGCCCGGTGGCCGCCGGGTTGCTGTTCAACTTCATGGTGGCGGTGAGCCACATTCCCTGGGTGGTCAACACGTCGGTGGAGAGCGGCGCCCTGCACTACTTCGTCCACCTGCTGCTGTTTGCCACTGCCATGTTGATGTGGCTGCCGGTGTGCGGCCCGATACCCGAATTGCATATGCGGGAGCCGGGCAAGATGGTCTACCTGTTCTTGATGTCGGTGGTGCCCACCGTGCCCGGCGGGTTCTTGACCTTCGCCCAAGGGGCGCTATACAGCGCCTACGACCACGACGTGCGCTTGTGGGGCATCGGCATTCAGGCCGACCAGCAGGCCGCCGGGCTCATCATGAAGGTGGTGGGCGGCATGTATTTGTGGACGTGGATCGGCGTACTCTTCTTCCGCTGGGCCGGCAAACAGCAGCAGGCCAACACCCAGATGCGGGTGGTGACCACCGTTCCGACCGGGCCCATCGCCGCTGACACCCGGGTCTCGGTCACTTCCGGTTCCAACGTCTCTCACTCCACCAACGGTTCTCGATGATCGATCTGCGCCTGGTGCGCACCGACTACGACGCGGTTGCGGCTGCGATGGCCCGCCGGAGGATCGACCTATCGGAACTTGAGCAGGTGGCCGCCCTGGATGAGCGCCATCGCCATCTCACTACCGAGCGCGATGCGATGCGCCATGAGGTCAAGGAGCTGTCCCAGCAAGTCGGCCAGCTCAAGCGCGATGGCCGCGACGCCGAGGCCGACGAGGCCGCGGCCGAGAGCCGCAAGCTAGGCGAGCAGGGTAAGGCCCTGGCCGCTGAGGCCGACACGGTGGCTGCCGAGATCCACGACCTGCTGCTGCACATCCCCAACTTGCCTGCCGCCGATGCCCCCGAAGGCGAAGATGAGAGCGACAACCCAGTGCTCCGGGTGGAGAACTTCGACCCCGATTCCTACGGCGAGCACCAGCGGGTGCCCCACTGGGAGTTCGCGATGGAGGCCGGGTGGCTGGATATGGAGCGGGCGGCCAAGTTGTCGGGGTCAATGTTCGCCATGCTCCGGGGACCGGGGGCGGCGCTGGCCCGGGCCATGGTCCAGTTCGGCCTCGACCGCAACGCCGACCGCTACGAGGAGATCCGCCCGCCCACCCTGGTCCACAGCCAGGTGATGGTGAGCACCGGCCAGCTTCCCAAGTTCGCCGACGACGCCTACTGGTTGGAGCGCGACGACTTGTGGGCTATCCCCACTGCCGAGGTTCCCCTCACTTCGCTGGCTTCCGGCGAGATTCTCGACGAGGCCGACCTGCCCATGAGGATGATGGCCTACACCCCCTGCTACCGCCGGGAGGCCGGGGCCGCGGGCCGCGACACCCGGGGCCTGCTGCGGGTCCACGAGTTCGACAAGGTGGAGATCTTGGCCTACGCCACTCCCGAGCAGGCCCCCGCCATCCACGCCGAGATCCTGGAGCGGGCCGAGGCCGCAGTGGCCGAGTTGGGCTTGGCCTACCGCATCGTGGACATCTGCACCGGCGATTTGGGCCAGGCCCACCACCGGTCGTGGGACGTGGAGGTGTACGCCCCCGGCGCCGACCAGTGGCTGGAAGTGTCGTCGGTGTCCTGGTACTCCGACTACCAGGCCCGCCGGGCCAACCTGCGCTACCGGCCCGCGGGGGAGAAGGGCACCCGCATCCTCCACACCCTCAACGGCTCCGCCCTCGCCGTCCCCCGAGTGTGGGCCGCCCTAGTGGAGACTCACCGCCGGCCCGACGGCTCCGTGGTCATCCCCGAACCCCTCCGCCCCTATCTGGGCCGCGACGTTCTCTGATTCTGTCTAGCTAGGCAAGCTCGCCTAGCCACAGTTGGGAGGCGAAATCGGTGGCGGGCAAGATGTCGATTCCATCGTCAGTGCGCCGCGCCCGAGGTTCGAGGCATACCACCAATCTGCGGACACCGGGATGCTCTTCGGCCAGGGTTCGGAGGCCTTTGAGGTGCTTGCGGGTGATATTGGCGGTTGCTTTCGCCTCGATGGCCAGGCGCATGTCTCCGATCACGAAGTCGACCTCGATGCCGCTGGGGAGCCGCCAGTATGTGAGGGGCTCGTCGAGGTCGCGGTAGGAGGCGAAGGCGGAGAGTTCGTGGAAGACCCAGTTCTCGAATGCCTTGCCGTACACATCTGAGCCGCGTTCGAGTTCGCCTCGGCGGGCTAGGCGGTTCACGACGCCCACGTCGTCGAAGTAGAGCTTGGGCGCCCCCGAGAGGCGGCGCTTGGCCCGCCGTTGCCAGCGCGGCAGCCACCGGGCCAACAGCGTGTCCGTGAGGATGTCGAAGTAGGACTTAGCGGTGGGGCCCGACACGCCGCAATCGCGGGCGATGTTTGAGTAGTTGACGGGATCGCCGTCGCTTAGGGCGGCCGCGTCGAGGAAGCTCGAGAACGCAGGCAGGTTTCGCACCAGGCCCTCGGCGGCTACCTCTTCCCGCAAATAGTCGGCGATGTAGGAATCGAGCAGCTGTCGTGGCCTTGCCGACTCGTAGATTCTGGGCAGGTAGCCGTGGTTGAGCGCCCGGTCGAGGTTGAACGCATCCCCGATCTCACCGGCGGTCAAGCCCCGCATCTCATAGCGG from bacterium carries:
- a CDS encoding DUF4143 domain-containing protein translates to MFERELSLPESGAETFFLWGPRQAGKSTLLKQHYPDGVWVDLLKADEFRRYVVRPELLREELEASGPDPSRQVVIDEIQKVPALLDEVHWLMENRGLCFALCGSSARKVRRGGANLLGGRAIRYEMRGLTAGEIGDAFNLDRALNHGYLPRIYESARPRQLLDSYIADYLREEVAAEGLVRNLPAFSSFLDAAALSDGDPVNYSNIARDCGVSGPTAKSYFDILTDTLLARWLPRWQRRAKRRLSGAPKLYFDDVGVVNRLARRGELERGSDVYGKAFENWVFHELSAFASYRDLDEPLTYWRLPSGIEVDFVIGDMRLAIEAKATANITRKHLKGLRTLAEEHPGVRRLVVCLEPRARRTDDGIDILPATDFASQLWLGELA
- a CDS encoding cytochrome c oxidase assembly protein, with the protein product MVFAADTDIWRYQPHAEVWIILLAGIMMAWYAARIIAPKAFPGGEAPFARYHKLAFIGAMVLLWVASDWPMHDISEEYLYSVHMIQHLLITLVVPPLLWAAIPEWLARLALSGDGSVGVWVRRLARPVAAGLLFNFMVAVSHIPWVVNTSVESGALHYFVHLLLFATAMLMWLPVCGPIPELHMREPGKMVYLFLMSVVPTVPGGFLTFAQGALYSAYDHDVRLWGIGIQADQQAAGLIMKVVGGMYLWTWIGVLFFRWAGKQQQANTQMRVVTTVPTGPIAADTRVSVTSGSNVSHSTNGSR
- a CDS encoding cytochrome C oxidase subunit IV family protein, translated to MATVTPDSQDTAHAADEHASGNGHTHPTDWLYVKVAIALALLTAFEVFTYFESVHGWGDTAIIVMLILMMLVKFFLVVAFFMHLKFDSPIFWRLFVFGLILAMAVYMVMLTAFRFW
- the serS gene encoding serine--tRNA ligase translates to MIDLRLVRTDYDAVAAAMARRRIDLSELEQVAALDERHRHLTTERDAMRHEVKELSQQVGQLKRDGRDAEADEAAAESRKLGEQGKALAAEADTVAAEIHDLLLHIPNLPAADAPEGEDESDNPVLRVENFDPDSYGEHQRVPHWEFAMEAGWLDMERAAKLSGSMFAMLRGPGAALARAMVQFGLDRNADRYEEIRPPTLVHSQVMVSTGQLPKFADDAYWLERDDLWAIPTAEVPLTSLASGEILDEADLPMRMMAYTPCYRREAGAAGRDTRGLLRVHEFDKVEILAYATPEQAPAIHAEILERAEAAVAELGLAYRIVDICTGDLGQAHHRSWDVEVYAPGADQWLEVSSVSWYSDYQARRANLRYRPAGEKGTRILHTLNGSALAVPRVWAALVETHRRPDGSVVIPEPLRPYLGRDVL
- a CDS encoding heme-copper oxidase subunit III encodes the protein MTAETTASEAAAHAEGHHTSTGISNEKLAMWVFLGSECLLFGGLISVYMFNKGRIGPNDVGPEDVFDIPFTSVSSFVLLMSSLTMVFAVSAIARGDLRGNRIWLAATAALGATFVAGQVYEFTAFYSEGLGFTTNLFGSAFYALTGFHGAHVTLGIIMLMSLLVMSLRGNLTQERAETVEIIGLYWHFVDIVWIVIFTIVYLFPQ